In Fluviispira sanaruensis, a genomic segment contains:
- a CDS encoding serine hydrolase domain-containing protein, with protein sequence MNKFFKLLINTALIINAFYNQKTFSQTKKNKEIRSKIQSFINDIESEKNQQQGFALAILYKGNVIYKTTSGFQKGNKKPITYSTLFPLASLSKTVSATSIALMVEQGKINLDKKFKLPYLKNPVNFTNILSHSTGYHFSGNNQIEQGISRAKLLNILKTKKPNCKPGNCFLYSNATFSLIEEALNLKKLNLNFLIQNLNKSLNTQEIKLLKKDITKNIAYPHKKVKIAGKNKFIPQPFPPYYPKITPASAGIFASINGMIEVYKLAFGYKPNLISKATAERMTRPVILNKKVFKLNIVSPDEKRKLESYYALGWRVLKEKNKKDKDLIYHPGYINGIKSFIGFIPSKDLGIIILTNQESKFASRNGFNFWKLATNDSKFESIF encoded by the coding sequence ATGAATAAATTTTTCAAATTATTAATTAATACTGCATTAATAATCAATGCATTTTACAATCAAAAAACTTTTTCACAAACGAAAAAAAATAAAGAAATAAGATCTAAAATTCAAAGCTTCATCAATGATATTGAATCAGAGAAAAATCAACAACAAGGTTTTGCTTTAGCTATCTTATATAAAGGTAATGTTATTTATAAAACAACTTCTGGTTTCCAAAAAGGAAATAAGAAACCCATCACATACAGTACATTATTTCCTTTAGCATCATTATCTAAAACAGTTTCTGCAACTTCAATAGCTTTGATGGTGGAACAAGGTAAAATAAATCTTGATAAAAAATTTAAATTGCCTTACCTTAAAAATCCTGTAAATTTTACAAATATATTAAGTCATTCTACAGGTTATCATTTTTCAGGGAATAACCAAATAGAACAGGGAATCAGTCGTGCTAAACTTTTAAATATTTTAAAAACAAAAAAGCCGAATTGTAAGCCTGGAAATTGTTTTCTTTATAGCAATGCTACATTTAGCTTGATTGAAGAAGCTCTAAATTTAAAAAAATTAAATTTAAATTTTCTCATACAAAATCTAAATAAATCATTAAACACTCAAGAAATAAAATTATTAAAAAAAGATATCACAAAAAATATTGCTTATCCACACAAGAAAGTTAAGATTGCCGGAAAAAATAAATTTATTCCACAACCATTTCCTCCTTATTATCCCAAAATAACGCCAGCTTCTGCAGGTATTTTTGCTTCAATTAATGGAATGATTGAAGTATATAAGCTTGCTTTTGGTTATAAACCAAATCTCATATCAAAAGCGACAGCAGAGCGTATGACGAGACCCGTTATTTTAAACAAAAAAGTTTTTAAACTGAACATAGTCTCACCTGATGAAAAAAGAAAACTTGAGTCATATTATGCTCTCGGGTGGCGAGTTCTAAAAGAGAAAAACAAGAAAGATAAAGATTTAATTTACCATCCAGGATATATTAATGGGATAAAATCATTTATTGGATTTATCCCTTCAAAAGATCTTGGAATAATCATTTTAACTAATCAAGAATCAAAATTTGCATCGCGAAATGGATTTAATTTCTGGAAATTGGCTACCAATGACTCGAAGTTTGAGAGCATATTCTGA
- a CDS encoding DUF805 domain-containing protein has translation MNFIEAIKICLKKYASIKGRASISEFWYFILFYYAIIFIPILLVLIIGKNERDILLILIFSVVGAFGLLPPYISVSVRRLHDMNKSGWWYFVYLIPYIGFFIFIIMSSLPGTKGKNRYDSVENESINVDKNLIEKQ, from the coding sequence ATGAATTTTATTGAAGCTATTAAAATTTGTTTAAAAAAATATGCTAGTATTAAAGGCAGGGCAAGCATCTCTGAATTTTGGTATTTTATCTTATTCTATTATGCAATTATTTTTATCCCCATTTTATTAGTTCTGATAATAGGTAAAAATGAGCGTGATATTTTACTTATACTTATTTTTTCAGTAGTAGGAGCTTTTGGCTTACTTCCTCCTTATATTTCTGTATCAGTGAGAAGATTGCATGATATGAATAAAAGTGGTTGGTGGTACTTTGTTTATTTAATTCCTTATATTGGTTTTTTCATTTTTATTATTATGAGTTCCCTTCCAGGCACAAAAGGTAAGAATAGATATGATTCTGTTGAGAATGAGTCTATAAATGTGGATAAGAATTTAATTGAAAAACAATGA
- a CDS encoding GNAT family N-acetyltransferase, whose amino-acid sequence MQKNVQWTRDEYLISTDKKKLDIAFIHSFLTTTSWAEGISLETVSESIENSLCFGLYKNIQPVGFSRFVTDYTTFAYLCDVFISPDFQGHGLGRWLMECCLEHSSLKKLRRIMLVTSDASWLYQKTGYLPVNKDNFVWHIVRPNIYKSELLN is encoded by the coding sequence ATGCAGAAGAATGTGCAATGGACTCGGGATGAGTACTTAATTTCGACCGACAAAAAAAAATTGGATATTGCATTTATACATTCATTCCTCACAACAACGAGCTGGGCTGAAGGTATATCGCTTGAGACTGTCAGCGAATCCATAGAGAACAGCCTCTGTTTCGGATTGTATAAAAATATTCAGCCCGTGGGTTTTTCTCGCTTTGTGACAGATTATACAACCTTTGCTTATCTTTGTGATGTATTTATTTCTCCCGATTTTCAAGGACACGGCCTCGGAAGATGGTTAATGGAGTGCTGCTTAGAGCATTCTTCCTTAAAAAAGCTGAGACGAATTATGCTTGTAACATCTGACGCCTCTTGGCTTTATCAAAAAACAGGATACTTACCAGTAAATAAAGATAACTTTGTCTGGCATATTGTTCGGCCAAATATCTATAAATCGGAATTGCTTAATTAA
- a CDS encoding alkene reductase encodes MSILFEPIKIGDLSLKNRIILAPLTRCRANYQRVPNDLIEKYYCQRASFGLLITEATSIDMSGVGFPRTPGIWNEDQVKAWRKITDAVHEKDGTIVLQLWHVGRVSDPIFNGQAPLAPSAIAPKQTVSLVRPEKFYETPHALTVEEIKQVVESFRTAAENAKKAGFDGVELHGANGYLLDQFLQSNSNKRTDQYGGSIENRARFPLEAVDAVIDIWGAGRVGYHISPRGDLLDVNDNNPLETFSYFVSELSKRNLAFICAREYTAKDSISPKLKKLFSGAFILNEGFTKDSGETAIQNGVADAIAFGTSSIANPDLVHKFKTGEKLNPFNPQYFYNEHKYLFDLAEPLPKEGYYEVDKIGYTE; translated from the coding sequence ATGTCAATTTTATTTGAACCTATCAAAATAGGTGATTTATCACTAAAAAATCGAATTATTTTAGCTCCACTCACACGCTGTCGAGCCAATTATCAAAGAGTTCCAAACGATTTGATTGAAAAATATTATTGTCAAAGAGCTTCATTTGGTCTGCTTATTACAGAAGCAACTTCAATTGATATGTCTGGCGTTGGCTTTCCAAGAACCCCTGGTATATGGAACGAAGATCAAGTGAAAGCCTGGAGAAAAATAACAGATGCCGTCCATGAAAAAGATGGAACAATCGTTCTGCAATTATGGCACGTGGGAAGAGTTTCCGATCCTATTTTTAATGGGCAAGCCCCTCTTGCACCCAGTGCCATTGCACCTAAGCAAACAGTATCTTTAGTCCGCCCAGAAAAATTCTATGAGACACCTCACGCATTGACTGTTGAAGAAATAAAACAAGTGGTCGAAAGCTTCAGAACTGCAGCAGAAAATGCTAAAAAGGCGGGTTTTGATGGAGTCGAATTGCATGGAGCAAATGGGTATTTATTAGATCAGTTTTTACAATCAAACTCAAACAAGAGAACAGATCAATATGGTGGTTCAATAGAGAATAGAGCCAGATTTCCTTTAGAAGCAGTCGATGCGGTGATTGATATCTGGGGTGCAGGTCGTGTTGGATATCATATTTCACCAAGGGGCGATTTGCTCGATGTGAACGATAACAATCCACTCGAAACATTTAGTTACTTTGTCTCAGAATTATCAAAACGCAACCTTGCTTTTATATGTGCGCGTGAATATACGGCAAAAGATAGTATCTCTCCTAAATTAAAAAAACTTTTCTCAGGTGCGTTTATTTTAAATGAAGGTTTTACTAAAGATTCAGGAGAAACTGCGATTCAAAATGGAGTTGCAGATGCTATTGCTTTTGGCACGTCATCTATAGCAAATCCTGACTTAGTGCATAAATTTAAAACAGGTGAAAAATTAAATCCGTTTAATCCACAGTATTTTTATAATGAACATAAATATTTATTTGATTTAGCGGAGCCATTGCCAAAAGAGGGTTATTATGAAGTCGATAAAATAGGTTATACGGAATAA